In the genome of Pseudomonas sp. HS6, one region contains:
- a CDS encoding APC family permease: protein MARLQRTLSLGSVVLFGIAYMTPIIVLGTFGILAQSTAGMVPAAYLAALVAMFFTAMSYGRMAAAFPVAGSAYSYVRKAISPKLGFIAGWAVLLDYLFLPMAIWLIGAAYLASAFPSIPQWIWVLAFIGITSAINVIGLKLANGINALLMLVQFLVLIAFVALCVHYIGGDASTPLWSIKPFFNGDMQMPLIMSGAAIACYSFLGFDAVSTLTEETRDPRRTIPRAIMLITLIGGLIFVGVSYFVQIAHPSFQFDNVDSAAYEIARNIGGDLFVSIFLIGLIVGQFASGLSAQASGSRLLFAMGRDGVLPKSFFGTLHERFGTPVNSILLCAVVALLALKLDVTTSTSFINFGAFLAFSLVNLSVIFHYWIGGEKKGLRELVLFLVFPFIGLVADLWLMVSLDHLAVYLGLSWLAIGVVYLAVLTGGFRRQPPEMDFQEAT, encoded by the coding sequence ATGGCTCGTTTGCAACGCACCCTTTCGCTAGGGTCGGTGGTGCTGTTCGGCATCGCCTACATGACGCCGATCATTGTCCTCGGCACGTTCGGCATCCTCGCCCAGTCCACCGCCGGCATGGTGCCCGCTGCGTATCTGGCGGCGCTGGTGGCGATGTTTTTCACCGCCATGAGCTACGGGCGCATGGCCGCCGCGTTCCCGGTGGCCGGGTCGGCCTACAGCTACGTGCGCAAGGCCATCAGCCCGAAACTCGGCTTTATCGCCGGTTGGGCGGTGCTGCTCGATTACCTGTTTTTGCCGATGGCGATCTGGCTGATCGGCGCCGCGTACCTCGCTTCGGCCTTCCCGTCGATTCCGCAGTGGATCTGGGTGCTGGCGTTCATCGGCATCACCAGTGCGATCAACGTCATCGGTCTGAAACTGGCCAACGGCATCAACGCCTTGCTGATGCTGGTGCAGTTTCTGGTACTGATCGCCTTCGTCGCCCTGTGCGTGCATTACATCGGCGGTGATGCCAGCACGCCGTTGTGGTCGATCAAACCGTTCTTCAACGGCGACATGCAGATGCCGTTGATCATGAGTGGCGCGGCCATCGCCTGCTACTCGTTCCTCGGTTTCGATGCGGTCAGCACCTTGACCGAAGAAACCCGCGATCCACGCCGCACCATCCCTCGGGCAATCATGTTGATCACCCTGATCGGCGGGCTGATTTTCGTTGGCGTGTCGTACTTCGTGCAGATCGCGCATCCGTCGTTCCAGTTCGACAATGTCGACTCGGCAGCCTACGAAATTGCGCGCAACATCGGTGGTGACCTGTTCGTCTCGATCTTCCTCATCGGCCTGATCGTCGGTCAGTTCGCTTCGGGTCTGTCCGCCCAGGCCAGCGGTTCGCGGCTGTTGTTTGCGATGGGCCGTGACGGCGTGTTGCCCAAGTCGTTCTTCGGCACCTTGCACGAGCGCTTCGGCACACCGGTCAACAGCATCTTGCTCTGCGCGGTGGTGGCGTTACTGGCGCTGAAACTCGATGTGACCACGTCGACCTCGTTCATCAACTTCGGCGCTTTCCTGGCGTTCAGCCTGGTCAACCTGTCGGTGATCTTCCATTACTGGATTGGCGGCGAGAAGAAAGGCCTGCGCGAGCTGGTGCTGTTTCTGGTCTTCCCGTTCATCGGCCTGGTTGCGGACTTGTGGCTGATGGTCAGCCTTGATCACCTCGCGGTGTATCTGGGTCTGAGCTGGCTGGCAATTGGCGTGGTGTATCTGGCGGTGCTGACCGGCGGTTTCCGTCGCCAGCCACCGGAAATGGATTTCCAGGAGGCGACCTGA
- a CDS encoding ATP-binding protein — translation MSELSNRRILLIDDMPSIHEDFRKILAPTQAQSAELDEMEAALFGAPAKPRRATFQLDSAYGGEEGLAKLNLALQEQCPYALAFVDMRMPDGWDGAKTIEHLWQQDPQLQVVVCTAYSDYSWDELLDRLHAHDRLLILKKPFDNIEVQQMANTLLTKWQMTERASLQMHHLEHLVDQRTAQFKQASEALQREIDERKQLEGQLVQSEKLASLGQLAAGVAHEINNPIGFISSNLGTLDGYFQQLLAMLGAYHAAGQTLAAEPAAQLQQLREHLEVDFLLEDIPVLIRESKEGIGRVGQIVKDLKDFSRVDAQQQWQWANLQQGIDSTLNIVASELKYKADVVKEYQDLPEIECLPSQINQVIMNLVINAAQAMGAERGTITLRTAVQGESAIIEVADNGSGIAPETLQKIFDPFFTTKPVGQGTGLGLSLSYGIVKKHGGDISVSSTPGTGTTFRVQLPLRQTRPAA, via the coding sequence ATGAGCGAACTGTCGAACCGCCGCATCCTGCTGATCGACGACATGCCGTCGATCCACGAAGACTTTCGCAAGATACTTGCCCCGACCCAGGCGCAGTCAGCGGAGCTGGACGAGATGGAAGCGGCCCTGTTCGGCGCACCTGCCAAACCCCGGCGAGCAACATTCCAACTGGACTCGGCCTATGGCGGTGAAGAAGGCCTGGCCAAACTCAACCTGGCGTTGCAAGAGCAGTGCCCTTACGCACTGGCCTTTGTCGACATGCGCATGCCCGACGGTTGGGACGGAGCGAAAACCATCGAGCATCTCTGGCAACAGGATCCGCAATTGCAGGTGGTGGTGTGCACCGCTTATTCCGACTATTCCTGGGATGAACTGCTGGATCGCCTGCACGCCCATGACCGGTTGCTGATCCTGAAAAAGCCGTTCGACAACATCGAAGTCCAGCAGATGGCCAACACCCTGCTGACCAAATGGCAGATGACCGAGCGTGCATCGTTGCAAATGCATCACCTGGAACATCTGGTTGACCAACGCACCGCCCAGTTCAAGCAAGCCAGCGAAGCCTTGCAGCGGGAAATCGACGAGCGCAAGCAACTGGAAGGCCAGTTGGTGCAGTCGGAAAAACTCGCGTCGTTGGGGCAATTGGCGGCCGGGGTTGCCCATGAAATCAACAACCCGATCGGCTTCATTTCCTCCAACCTCGGCACGCTGGACGGTTACTTCCAGCAGTTGCTGGCCATGCTCGGCGCCTATCACGCCGCCGGGCAGACCCTCGCCGCCGAACCCGCTGCGCAGTTGCAGCAACTGCGCGAACACCTCGAAGTGGATTTTCTGCTCGAAGACATTCCGGTACTGATCCGCGAATCCAAAGAAGGCATCGGCCGGGTCGGGCAGATCGTCAAGGACCTCAAGGACTTCTCCCGGGTCGATGCCCAGCAACAATGGCAGTGGGCGAACCTGCAACAGGGTATCGACTCGACCCTGAACATCGTCGCCAGTGAACTCAAGTACAAGGCCGACGTGGTCAAGGAATATCAGGACCTTCCGGAGATCGAATGCCTGCCCTCGCAGATCAATCAGGTCATCATGAACCTGGTGATCAACGCGGCGCAGGCCATGGGTGCCGAACGCGGCACCATTACCCTGCGCACCGCAGTGCAGGGGGAGTCGGCGATCATCGAAGTGGCCGACAACGGCTCGGGCATTGCGCCCGAAACCCTGCAGAAAATCTTCGACCCGTTTTTCACCACCAAACCGGTAGGCCAGGGGACAGGGCTGGGCCTGTCCCTGTCCTATGGCATCGTGAAGAAACACGGCGGGGACATTTCCGTCAGCAGCACACCGGGAACCGGCACAACGTTTCGCGTGCAACTGCCATTGCGCCAGACCCGGCCTGCGGCCTGA
- a CDS encoding DAHL domain-containing protein yields the protein MKTVSGRLSLLLLSLLAVLLASILVFLYLKSSSEQTTTYTESRDLIRQIKQQDSQWESEVLKARVAITHNYDPLVSPMNEMNRLWARFESMESGHGRNESRQWDHAHERFLDAMQEKTRLVEQFKSHNALLRNSLAFLPSAEDDIQAQLANLSDLDKIQLQNIVTDTYDLLLSALEFAQVASDDKASDIELGLNKLAVNAQRLPEDFQTPIRILSNHIALILREQPIVNRLLDQIESIPVAERLDSITNMLDLDQQQAERTDQKYHFYLLLFSVLLMLSLLWLAIRLIRSFAEINRVNAALQTANDVLEQRVDERTRELKNVQTELLDAARQAGMAEIATNVLHNVGNVLNSVNISSDLISRKLRSSKALGLGKAMQLINEHPDDLGSFLTEDAKGKLLPGYLNQLVGAIAQEQQEMAEELAQMNKSVDHIKDIVATQQSYAGANSMTEPLYINELLEDALRMNAGALTRHHVTVVKAYGDVPQVMGDKHRLLLILINLISNAKYAMSDLSNRPRTMTLGVKIVDEGFLEISVRDDGEGIAPENMTRIFAHGFTTRKDGHGFGLHSCALAAIEMNGHLTAHSDGPGLGALFTLQIPLITVTENA from the coding sequence ATGAAAACGGTCTCGGGTCGACTCAGCCTGCTGTTGCTCAGCCTCCTGGCCGTATTGCTGGCCTCGATCCTGGTGTTTCTGTACCTCAAGTCCAGTTCCGAGCAGACCACCACCTACACCGAATCCCGGGACCTGATCCGTCAGATCAAGCAACAGGATTCGCAGTGGGAAAGTGAAGTCCTCAAGGCCCGGGTGGCGATCACCCACAATTACGATCCGCTGGTCTCGCCGATGAACGAGATGAATCGTCTGTGGGCACGCTTCGAATCCATGGAATCCGGGCATGGACGCAACGAATCCAGGCAATGGGACCATGCCCACGAACGTTTCCTGGACGCCATGCAGGAAAAAACCCGTCTGGTGGAACAGTTCAAGTCGCACAACGCGTTGTTGCGCAACTCTCTGGCGTTTCTGCCGAGTGCCGAGGATGACATTCAGGCGCAACTGGCCAATCTGTCCGACCTCGACAAGATTCAATTACAGAACATCGTCACCGACACCTATGACCTGTTGCTCAGCGCACTGGAGTTCGCCCAGGTCGCCTCTGACGACAAAGCCTCCGACATTGAGCTGGGCCTGAACAAACTGGCGGTGAACGCGCAACGTCTGCCGGAGGATTTTCAAACCCCGATCAGGATCCTGAGCAATCACATCGCCCTGATCCTGCGTGAGCAACCGATCGTCAACCGCCTGCTCGATCAGATCGAGTCGATTCCCGTGGCCGAGCGTCTGGACAGCATCACCAACATGCTCGACCTGGATCAGCAACAGGCCGAACGAACCGACCAGAAATACCATTTCTACCTTCTACTGTTTTCTGTCCTGCTGATGTTGTCGCTGCTGTGGCTGGCCATCCGCCTGATCCGAAGTTTTGCGGAAATCAACCGGGTCAATGCGGCCCTGCAAACGGCCAACGATGTGCTCGAGCAACGGGTTGACGAGCGGACCCGCGAACTGAAGAACGTGCAGACCGAACTGCTCGACGCCGCGCGGCAGGCCGGCATGGCGGAAATCGCCACCAACGTGTTGCACAACGTCGGCAACGTACTCAACAGCGTGAACATTTCCTCCGACCTGATCTCGCGAAAACTGCGCAGCAGCAAGGCACTGGGGCTGGGCAAGGCCATGCAGCTGATCAACGAACATCCCGACGACCTCGGGTCGTTCCTGACCGAGGACGCCAAGGGCAAGCTGCTGCCCGGCTACCTCAATCAACTGGTGGGCGCCATCGCCCAGGAACAACAGGAAATGGCCGAAGAACTGGCCCAGATGAACAAGAGCGTCGATCACATCAAGGACATCGTCGCCACCCAGCAATCCTATGCCGGGGCCAACAGCATGACCGAGCCGCTGTACATCAACGAATTGCTCGAAGACGCCCTGCGCATGAACGCCGGCGCACTCACCCGGCACCATGTCACGGTGGTCAAGGCATACGGCGACGTGCCCCAGGTGATGGGCGACAAGCACCGTTTGCTGCTGATCCTGATCAACCTGATCAGCAACGCCAAGTACGCGATGTCCGACCTCAGCAACCGCCCACGGACCATGACCCTGGGCGTGAAAATCGTCGATGAAGGCTTTCTGGAAATCAGCGTCAGGGACGATGGCGAGGGCATCGCACCGGAGAACATGACGCGGATCTTTGCCCACGGCTTCACCACCCGCAAGGATGGCCACGGCTTTGGCCTGCACAGTTGTGCCCTGGCAGCCATCGAGATGAACGGCCATCTCACCGCCCACAGCGACGGGCCGGGGCTGGGCGCTTTGTTCACCCTGCAGATTCCGCTGATCACCGTAACGGAGAACGCATGA
- a CDS encoding cytochrome-c peroxidase gives MNTPPTCLARSVLFLLLSVSCAKTIAAPLDEPLKPLPGIPKQDPKRVGLGRQLFHDPRLSANNTLSCASCHQLDKNGADSRALSIGFDGQPVEVNTPTVLNASLNFRQFWDGRVETLEEQTHVVITSPHEMGNDWNTVVQRIADDPDYRQSFSAAYPDAVTQANIQNALTSYERTLLTPGSRFDQYLLGNTDILTLDEKYGYQRFKDYGCIACHQGVNIGGNMFQKFGVFGDYIADRGHPTLADQGRFNVTGDEDDRAVFKVPSLRNVALTAPYFHDGSAPTLERAVDVMFQYQLGRMPSEEDKALIIEFLKTLTGHWEGQP, from the coding sequence ATGAACACGCCGCCGACGTGCCTGGCCCGAAGCGTTTTGTTCCTGCTGCTGTCCGTATCCTGCGCCAAGACTATTGCCGCTCCATTGGACGAACCGCTGAAACCCCTGCCTGGTATTCCGAAACAGGACCCGAAACGCGTCGGACTGGGTCGCCAGCTTTTCCACGATCCACGGCTGTCGGCTAATAACACCCTGTCCTGCGCCAGTTGTCATCAACTGGACAAGAACGGGGCCGACAGTCGGGCCCTGTCTATTGGCTTCGATGGCCAACCGGTGGAGGTCAACACGCCGACCGTGCTCAACGCCAGCCTCAATTTCCGTCAATTCTGGGACGGTCGCGTCGAAACGCTGGAAGAGCAGACCCACGTCGTCATCACCAGTCCCCACGAAATGGGCAACGACTGGAACACCGTTGTGCAACGGATCGCCGACGACCCCGACTATCGCCAGTCTTTCAGCGCCGCCTACCCGGATGCCGTGACCCAAGCCAATATCCAGAACGCCCTGACGAGCTACGAACGCACACTCCTGACTCCGGGTTCGCGCTTCGATCAATACCTGCTGGGCAACACGGACATCCTGACCCTCGATGAGAAATACGGTTATCAGCGCTTCAAGGACTACGGCTGCATCGCCTGCCATCAGGGGGTGAACATCGGCGGCAACATGTTCCAGAAATTCGGCGTGTTCGGCGACTACATCGCCGATCGCGGCCATCCGACGCTGGCGGATCAGGGGCGGTTCAACGTGACCGGCGACGAAGACGATCGCGCCGTATTCAAAGTGCCGAGCCTGCGCAATGTCGCACTGACCGCGCCGTACTTCCACGATGGATCGGCGCCCACACTCGAGCGGGCCGTGGACGTGATGTTCCAGTATCAGTTGGGCCGCATGCCGAGCGAGGAAGACAAGGCGCTGATCATCGAGTTTCTCAAGACCCTGACCGGGCACTGGGAGGGCCAGCCATGA
- a CDS encoding bifunctional diguanylate cyclase/phosphodiesterase, whose protein sequence is MKTPFPQTNRRILIVDDTPAIHADFRKILTPDTSGESDLNALEQTLFGTRQSPHLTFQLDSAYQGQEALKLVQNALDEGRPYALAFTDMRMPPGWDGLETIEKLWAIDPNLQIALCTAYSDYSWEAMAERLEFGDQLLILKKPFDTLEIRQMANALTWKWQLAQDAALKMLNLEQTIEARVHELLKVSRLLQYDSLTGLPNSTLLGDRLTQSLAACRRHDKQLVVMFLGLDRFKRINNALGHPAGDEMLKRVGQQLLSCVRESDSVFRYGSDEFVVMLSDINHPQQTRSIAEKLLAAIREPQTIVGHDVSVTASVGISTYPDDGLEAIDLIKKAETAMRNAKESGPNEIGFFIEAMNQRAREQQGIESGIRQALQRHEFVLHYQPKIDLGSGRVVGAEALVRWQKPGHGWVYPSEFIPVAEDSGLIVPLSKWVLGEACRQTRDWQKAGLPLIRMSVNTSAIDFRQRHFVEGIEQVLKDTGLDPVLLELEITEGVLMQNVDATMSALNRLKALGVRLAIDDFGTGYSSLSYLRRFPIDVLKIDQSFIRGLSHDSSDAALVGAIISLGKSLNLNVIAEGVETAQQLAFLRSHHCEEGQGYYFSRALPADAFARLLMTGLPGPWSAP, encoded by the coding sequence ATGAAAACGCCTTTTCCCCAGACCAACCGGCGCATTCTGATCGTCGACGATACACCGGCGATCCATGCCGACTTTCGCAAGATCCTCACGCCCGACACCAGCGGTGAATCAGATCTGAATGCGCTTGAACAGACGCTGTTCGGCACCCGTCAATCGCCTCATCTGACGTTCCAGCTGGACTCTGCCTACCAAGGCCAGGAAGCGCTGAAACTGGTGCAAAACGCCTTGGACGAAGGCCGGCCCTACGCCCTCGCCTTTACCGACATGCGCATGCCGCCCGGCTGGGATGGCCTCGAAACCATCGAAAAGCTCTGGGCTATCGACCCCAACCTGCAAATTGCGCTGTGCACCGCCTACTCCGACTACAGCTGGGAAGCCATGGCTGAACGGCTGGAATTCGGCGATCAATTGCTGATCCTGAAAAAGCCGTTCGACACCCTGGAAATCCGTCAGATGGCCAATGCCCTGACCTGGAAATGGCAACTGGCCCAGGACGCGGCGCTGAAGATGCTCAACCTTGAGCAGACCATCGAGGCGCGGGTGCATGAATTGCTCAAGGTCTCGCGCCTGTTGCAGTACGACAGCCTCACGGGCCTGCCCAACAGCACCTTGCTCGGTGACCGCCTGACTCAGTCGCTGGCCGCGTGCCGGCGCCATGACAAACAACTGGTGGTGATGTTTCTCGGCCTGGACCGCTTCAAGCGCATCAACAATGCCCTGGGCCATCCGGCGGGCGACGAGATGCTCAAACGGGTCGGCCAGCAACTGCTGAGCTGCGTGCGTGAATCGGACTCGGTCTTTCGCTATGGCTCCGACGAGTTCGTGGTGATGCTCAGCGACATCAACCACCCGCAGCAGACGCGCAGCATCGCCGAAAAACTGCTGGCGGCCATCCGTGAGCCGCAGACGATTGTCGGTCACGACGTCAGTGTCACCGCCAGCGTGGGGATCAGTACTTATCCGGACGACGGGCTGGAAGCCATCGACCTGATCAAAAAAGCCGAAACCGCCATGCGCAATGCCAAGGAAAGCGGCCCGAACGAAATCGGTTTCTTCATCGAGGCCATGAACCAGCGCGCCCGGGAACAGCAAGGCATCGAGTCGGGCATTCGCCAGGCCCTGCAACGGCACGAATTCGTCCTGCACTACCAGCCGAAAATCGACTTGGGCAGCGGTCGGGTGGTGGGTGCCGAGGCACTGGTGCGCTGGCAGAAACCGGGGCATGGCTGGGTGTATCCATCGGAGTTCATCCCGGTGGCCGAAGACAGCGGCCTGATCGTGCCCTTGAGCAAATGGGTGCTGGGTGAGGCCTGCCGTCAGACGCGAGACTGGCAAAAAGCCGGGTTGCCGCTGATCCGTATGTCGGTCAACACCTCGGCCATTGACTTTCGTCAGCGCCATTTTGTCGAGGGCATCGAACAAGTGCTGAAAGACACCGGGCTCGATCCCGTGCTGCTGGAACTTGAGATCACCGAAGGCGTGCTGATGCAGAACGTCGACGCGACCATGAGCGCATTGAACCGGTTGAAGGCGCTGGGGGTCAGGCTGGCCATCGATGACTTCGGCACCGGTTATTCCAGCTTGAGTTATCTGCGGCGATTTCCCATCGATGTGCTGAAAATCGATCAGTCGTTCATTCGCGGCCTGAGCCATGACAGCAGCGACGCCGCCCTGGTCGGCGCGATCATCAGCCTGGGCAAGAGCCTGAACCTGAACGTCATCGCCGAAGGGGTGGAGACGGCGCAACAGTTGGCCTTTCTCAGGTCCCATCACTGCGAGGAAGGTCAGGGTTACTACTTCAGCAGGGCCTTACCCGCGGACGCCTTTGCCCGTTTGCTGATGACAGGGCTGCCGGGGCCCTGGAGTGCTCCATGA
- a CDS encoding bifunctional diguanylate cyclase/phosphodiesterase yields MSAPPGHINRRVLIVDDTASIHDDFAKILKSSTAEDDRLDETESLLFGTPSGASSIQNENFELDSAFQGLEALDKVEAALAAGRPYAMAFIDMRMPPGWDGLETIERLWQVDPKLQVALCTAYSDYSWEDIDQRLPLNDRLLILKKPFDAIEIRQMASALTVKWQMTEEAALKLNQLEQKVTLLARTDGLTGLANRATLIERLHQAFAAARRGAAPFAVFYLDLDHFKRVNDTLGHPVGDQLLQQVAQRIKAGVRENDVVARLGGDEFAILQLDVSEPTQSAAIATKILETLQAPYQLGGNAVRISASIGISSYAPASFDADSLLGQADMALYRAKESGRNQYHFHSEDITREVAERMVLADELTTALTRGGLKLDYLPEVDLHSGRILGMAAQVSWQHPRLGLLPASAFVPAAEKTGAIVPLGRWILDHACWQMHQWQNDGVAPPVMAIKISLAQLKSGPELIYDVLRTTARWELAPWDLRFDVTEATLAQTQWTHNDALPRLRELGVTIAIDDFGTEYSSFDYLKTYRVNHLKLAQSLIDNAARDEDGANRLRAIVNFARDLAIDISAEGVRPDDPGAALVPGVPLKNVQGFCLSAAVSPEQAARLLKDASAVAPLPKEDEG; encoded by the coding sequence ATGAGTGCACCACCCGGACACATCAATCGACGTGTGCTGATCGTCGACGATACCGCGTCGATCCACGACGATTTCGCGAAAATCCTCAAGTCATCCACGGCTGAAGACGACAGGCTGGACGAAACCGAAAGCCTGCTGTTCGGCACCCCATCCGGGGCGTCTTCCATACAGAACGAAAACTTCGAACTGGATTCGGCCTTTCAGGGGCTCGAAGCACTGGACAAGGTCGAAGCCGCACTGGCCGCCGGCCGCCCTTACGCCATGGCCTTCATCGATATGCGCATGCCGCCAGGTTGGGACGGCCTGGAAACCATCGAGCGACTCTGGCAGGTCGATCCCAAACTGCAAGTGGCCCTCTGCACCGCCTATTCCGACTACTCCTGGGAAGATATCGATCAGCGGTTGCCATTGAATGATCGCTTGCTGATCCTGAAAAAACCCTTCGACGCGATCGAAATCCGCCAGATGGCCAGCGCCCTGACAGTCAAATGGCAAATGACCGAAGAAGCCGCGCTGAAGCTGAATCAGCTGGAACAAAAAGTGACCCTGCTGGCTCGCACGGACGGCCTCACGGGGCTGGCCAATCGCGCCACGCTGATCGAGCGTCTGCATCAAGCCTTCGCCGCCGCGCGCCGGGGGGCAGCGCCATTCGCGGTGTTTTACCTGGACCTGGATCACTTCAAGCGAGTCAACGACACACTCGGCCACCCGGTCGGCGATCAGTTGTTGCAGCAAGTGGCACAACGGATCAAGGCCGGGGTCCGGGAAAACGATGTGGTGGCACGTCTGGGCGGCGATGAGTTTGCGATCCTGCAACTGGACGTCAGCGAACCGACACAGTCCGCCGCCATCGCCACCAAGATCCTTGAAACGCTGCAGGCGCCCTACCAACTGGGCGGCAACGCCGTGCGCATTTCGGCCAGCATCGGTATCAGCAGCTATGCCCCCGCCAGTTTCGATGCCGACAGCCTGTTGGGGCAAGCCGACATGGCGCTGTACCGCGCCAAGGAATCCGGGCGCAACCAGTATCACTTCCACTCCGAAGACATCACCCGTGAGGTGGCCGAGCGCATGGTCCTTGCCGACGAGTTGACGACGGCCCTCACACGGGGAGGTCTGAAGCTCGATTACTTGCCGGAAGTGGACCTGCACAGCGGCAGAATTCTCGGTATGGCCGCGCAGGTCAGTTGGCAACATCCCAGGCTTGGCCTGCTGCCGGCGTCAGCCTTCGTACCGGCGGCAGAAAAGACCGGCGCAATCGTTCCTCTTGGACGCTGGATTCTGGATCACGCCTGCTGGCAGATGCACCAATGGCAAAACGACGGGGTGGCGCCACCGGTGATGGCGATCAAGATTTCCCTGGCGCAACTCAAGTCCGGCCCCGAACTCATTTACGACGTATTGCGCACCACGGCCCGGTGGGAGCTGGCACCATGGGACCTGCGTTTCGATGTCACTGAAGCCACCCTGGCCCAGACCCAATGGACACACAACGATGCGTTGCCGCGCCTGCGCGAGTTGGGTGTGACCATCGCCATCGATGATTTCGGCACTGAATACTCATCGTTCGATTACCTGAAAACCTACCGGGTCAATCACCTCAAACTCGCTCAATCCCTGATCGACAATGCGGCCAGGGATGAGGACGGTGCCAACCGACTGCGGGCGATCGTCAATTTCGCCCGGGACCTGGCGATCGACATCAGCGCCGAAGGCGTTCGGCCGGACGATCCGGGCGCAGCCCTCGTGCCCGGTGTGCCGTTGAAAAACGTGCAGGGCTTTTGCCTGAGCGCGGCGGTCAGCCCAGAACAGGCAGCCCGACTACTGAAGGACGCGAGCGCGGTCGCTCCGCTGCCCAAGGAGGATGAGGGATGA